The Anaerohalosphaeraceae bacterium genome has a segment encoding these proteins:
- a CDS encoding NAD-dependent protein deacylase, with protein sequence MNRIQNPQEAADSLLSALRQSRCAVGLTGAGVSTASGIPDFRGAGGLYSKISPRTFEIDFFLSNPGDYYKIALEHIHPLADKTPNPTHTMLARLEQENLLKALITQNIDGLHTKAGSKNVIEFHGNVIDFYCLECESPSSRVEVDSQIRSAGVPKCPRCGGLIRPGIVFFGDLIPLEALQKAREYSRQADVFVVLGSSLEVNPAASLALDAQRAGAKLVIINRGPTRLDPIADERYEVDLTDFSNAVLSRLP encoded by the coding sequence ATGAACCGTATCCAAAATCCACAGGAGGCGGCCGACTCACTCCTGTCCGCTCTGCGGCAGAGCCGCTGTGCCGTTGGCCTCACCGGTGCGGGGGTCTCCACCGCCTCCGGAATCCCTGATTTTCGCGGAGCCGGCGGTCTCTATTCCAAAATCTCTCCGCGCACCTTCGAAATCGATTTCTTCTTATCCAACCCGGGCGACTATTACAAAATCGCCCTCGAACACATCCACCCCCTGGCCGACAAAACCCCAAACCCCACCCATACCATGCTCGCCCGCCTCGAGCAGGAAAATCTTCTGAAAGCCCTCATTACCCAAAATATCGACGGACTCCACACCAAAGCCGGTTCCAAAAACGTCATCGAATTTCACGGCAATGTCATCGACTTCTATTGTCTGGAATGCGAAAGCCCTTCCTCACGCGTGGAGGTGGACAGCCAAATCCGCTCTGCGGGCGTCCCCAAATGTCCCCGCTGCGGCGGGCTCATCCGCCCGGGCATTGTCTTTTTCGGCGACCTGATCCCCCTTGAAGCCCTCCAAAAAGCCCGCGAATACAGCCGGCAGGCGGATGTTTTCGTGGTACTCGGCTCGTCGCTGGAGGTCAACCCTGCCGCATCGCTGGCCCTCGATGCCCAGCGAGCCGGCGCCAAACTGGTCATTATCAACCGCGGCCCCACCCGCCTGGACCCCATCGCCGATGAACGTTATGAAGTGGACCTGACCGACTTTTCCAACGCCGTTTTATCCCGGCTTCCATAA